GCTGCAGAAATGGCTATATATTTAGCATAACTTCCATTTACGAATACAGTAAATAAAACAGCTATTAAAGGAAATATTTTACCTAGTATGGTGTATAAATAATATTTTAATTTATTTATTACAAGTTCACTTTTCATCATATCTAAAAAAGTATTTTTTCTATCTTTACCTAATTCATAGTAAATAACCAAAAGTTTATCTCTTAAATTTATATCTTTTTTAAATAGTTGAATTAAATCATTTCTTTTTTTCAATTTTTCTTCATCATTTAATGGATTTCTAAGCATATAGTATAAAATAGATTCGCCTAAAGTGCTAGAGGTTCTATCTAATTTTGAATAAACTCTATCCATATCCATATCAGACCAGGTTTCATCATCAATGGTATAATCCTGTTTTTCTTTCATATCAAAAAATTTTCTTATGTTCTTAAATTTTCTATCTTTTTCGTCACCTTCTTCATAGTTGGATTTGGCCCAATTTAAGATTATTTTTTTGTTCAATTTTGTTCTCCTTTCAATGTGAAGTGTAAAAATCTTATACAATAATATTTTAACATGTATTTTATGACTTAATATTAGTTTTTTACATTTTATATTCAATATTTTTTAAAATCTATAGTTTACTATATAAAATTAGACTTTATTAAATTGTTATCATTTGTATGTCTTTATGCGCATATTCTTATAATTTTACAAAAGTAATTATTAAGAATGTGGGGAGATAATGAAATTTAGGATAATTTCTTTTAGAATTTTATATACAGTATTTTTATTTTAGTTATATTTTTTGTAGCTAATCAATTATTGTGATTAAATAAAATTTTTTATAAAAGCATGTAATTATTGACTTTCAAAGGCATAATAACTGTTAATTAATTTCTTAAAATATTGACATAAATCCTTAAATATGTTATATAAAAGATAGCCGTTAGCACTCGCTAGTATTAAGTGCTAACAATTATGCTGTATAAAATTTATATAGTAAATACATATAACTGTATTTGTAAGTTTTTATTCTGAGAGGAGAGATCGATATGGAAACTAAACAATTTAAAGCAGAATCTAAAAGACTTTTAGATCTTATGATTAATTCAATTTATACTCATAAGGAGATTTTTTTAAGAGAACTTATTTCTAATGCTAGTGATGCAATTGATAAAATTTATTACAAGACATTAACAGATGATTCTCTAAAATTTGAAAAGGATGATTATTATGTTAAAGTAATCTCTGATAAGGAAAATAGAGTATTAAAAATATCTGATACTGGTATTGGAATGACAAAGGATGAGCTTGAAAATAATCTTGGAGTTATAGCAAAAAGTGGCTCATTGCAATTTAAAAAGGAAAATGAAATAAAAGATGGATATGATATAATAGGCCAATTTGGTGTAGGGTTTTATTCAGCTTTTCTAGTATCCGATGATGTTACAGTTATAAGCAAAGCTTTTGGTAGTGATGAAGCTTATAAATGGAATTCAAAAGGAGCAGAGGGTTACACTATAGAACCTTGTGAAAAGGATAGTTATGGTACAGAAATTATACTTAAAATAAAGGATAATACAGAAGAAGAAAATTATGATGAATTTTTAGATGAATATACATTAAAGTCTATAATAAAGAAATACTCTGACTTCATTAGATATCCAATAAAAATGGATTTAACAAAGACAAAACCTAAAGAAGATAACAAAGAAGAATTTGAAGAATATAAAGAAGAAGAAACTGTAAATAGTATGGTTCCTATATGGAGAAAAAATAAAAATGAATTAAAGAAAGAGGATTATGAGAATTTTTATGTTGAAAAGCACTATGGTTTTGATAAACCACTAAAATACATTCATACTAGTGTTGATGGTGTAGTAAGCTATAATGCAATTTTATTTATTCCAGAAACAACACCTTATGATTTCTATACAAAAGAATATGAAAAAGGATTAGAGTTATATTCAAATGGTGTTTTAATTATGAATAAATGCGGGGATTTACTACCAGATTATTTTGGATTCGTTAAAGGAATAGTAGATTCTGAAGATTTATCTCTTAACATATCTAGAGAAATACTACAACATGATAGACAATTAAAGCTTATTGCTAAAAACATAAAAACTAAAATTAAAAATGAATTAGGAAACCTATTAAAAAAAGATAGAGAGAAATATGAAAAATTCTATGAATCTTTCGGAAGACAATTAAAATATGGTGTTTATAGTGACTTTGGAAGCAACAAAGATGTATTACAGGATTTATTAATGTTTTATTCTTCTAAAGAGAAAAAGATGGTCACTTTAGATGAATATGTTTCTAGAATGCCAGAGGATCAAAAATATATTTACTATGCTGTAGGAGAATCTAATGAAAGAATTGAAAAACTTCCACAAATGGAAGGAGTATTAGATAAAGGCTATGAAGTATTATTCTTTACAGATGATATAGATGAATTTGCTATTAAAATGCTTATGAACTACAAAGAAAAAGAATTCAAATCTGTATCAAGCGGTGATTTAGGTATAGAAGGGGAAGAAAAAGAAGACACATCTACTTCTGATGATAATGAAAACAAAGAATTATTTGAAGCTATGAAAGAAATTTTATCAGGAAAGGTTAAAGATGTTAAAGCCTCAAAAAGACTAAAAAATCATCCAGTATGCTTAGCAAATGAAGGTGAGCTTTCAATCGAAATGGAAAAAGTATTAAATGCTATGCCTAATAATCAAAATATAAAAGCAGATAAAGTTTTAGAAATAAATATAAATCATGATGTATTTAAGGCACTAAAAGATTCTTACGAAGCTGATAAAGATAAACTTAAGTTATATACAGATTTATTATATAACCAAGCCTTACTTATAGAAGGTTTAACAATAAATGATCCAGTAGAGTTTACAAATAATATTTGTAAAATAATGAAATAAAAATATTTGTTATAAAATTAATACCCAAAGATTTTAATTCAAAATTTTATAATATGAATAGTATATAAAAGTCAAAATAATATATTATGATTGTTTAGACTTTCATTCCAAGACTATCCGTTCTTAATATTTCCATTTTTTTAAAAGTAGGAGTAAAGAGCGGGATAGGTCTATGGATAACAACACTCTAAGCTTTAGTGAGAGTGAAAACTCCAACTAAGGCTTAGAATTTGTTTATATAAATTGTTTAAAATCTAGCAACTGTAAAACTTCTATAGTTTTATAAAAAGATAAATAGCCTTATTAAAATATTTTGCTATAAAATATAATATTAATAGCAAAGCCTTAAATAGGATATTTTAAGTTCTAAATAAAATTCAACCAATCTTTTAAACATATTTCTGTATAAGTAATAAACTTTAAGCTTTACATAAAATTAAATATTTGAGTAAATTATATAATTAAAAGATTTAATCTACATATAACATATTGTGTTTAAAAAATAGATTAATGCAATATATTCATATAATTATATTAAAAAATGAATTATGCAATTTGTTCATTTTATTAAAAATGTTATTTTAAATAATTTTTATATTAAGTTTTTATGTGAAAGATTTTATTTATTATTTTTTCAATATAAAACACATCTTTTTAGATCATTTAAAATATTTTAACAAAAATGTTAGAAAATTCTTAAAATTTATATGTTATAATTAAATACATAGATATTATAATATAAATATTTATTTCAAATAATATATTGATTTATATTTTTTTGTAAATTGCATTTGAAGGAATAAGCATAAAGTTTGGAGGTATCCTATGGATATTTTATTAATTTCTGGTGTGATTTTGTTTCTATGTGTAATTTCAAGCAAAGTTTTATATAAGTACGGTGTTCCAACCCTTGTTATATTTCTTGCAATGGGTATGATCATGGGATCAGAAGGTCTTGGAGGAATTTATTTTGATAATTCTCAGTTAGCTAGTAAGTTATGTAATTTTGGCCTTTTGTTTATAATGTTTTCTGGAGGATTTGAAACAAACTGGAAAACAGCAAAACCTGTGGCTTTTGCATCTACAGTTCTTGCTACTATTGGAGTAGCTCTAACAGCTCTGCTTGTAGGTATTTTTGCTCATTATTTTCTTGGTATGACTTTTATTGAAGGAATGTTGCTTGGTTCAATTATTTCATCTACAGATGCGGCTTCCGTATTTTCTATTTTGCGTTCTAAAAATTTAAATCTGAAAAACAGTTTAGCTCCTATGCTAGAAATGGAAAGTGGTTCAAATGATCCAATGGCATATATGTTAACAACTATTTTTTTAGGTCTTATAACAGGTAATAAGCAGAATATAGTAATACTTCTTACAACACAAGTATTGATAGGAGTTTTTGTTGGTTTTTTAGTAGGAAAAGTATCCTTGTGGTTGATTAACAATATAAATCTTGATATTGAAGGACTTTATTCTGTATTGGCTATTAGTGTTGCTTTATTATCTTATTCCATAGCTAATGCTATTATGGGAAATGGATTTTTAGCAGTTTACATTACAGGTTTAGTTATGGGAAATAGTAAGCTTGTACAAAAGGTAAGCCTAGTTCGTTATTTTAACGGTATATCTTGGCTTATGCAAATTCTACTATTCTTTACTTTAGGATTATTAGTTTTCCCATCTCAATTATTAAGTGTAGCATTAAGTGGAACTGCAACTGCAGCGTTTATTATATTTATAGCACGTCCAATAGCAGTATTTTTTGTATTGACACTGTTTAAGAAACCTACAAAAGATAAGTTACTTGTATCTTGGGTTGGATTCCGTGGTGTAGCATCTATTGTTTTTGCTACCTATCCATTAATAGCTGGACTTTCAGTAGCAGATGAAATATTTAATATAGTATTCTTTGTGGCTTTGGTATCTGTTTTGGTTCAAGGAACATTTTTTATTCCTATAGCTAAGAAACTTGATTTAGTAGCGGAAGAAGAAACTGTACTTAAAACTTTTAATGATTATGAAGAGTTTGCAACAGAATTATTAGAAGTTAATATTGATAAAAATAGTAAAATGGTAGGTAAAGCTATAGAGGATATGAACATTCCAAGAGATGTTTTAATAATTATGATAAGAAGAGGAGAAAAAATTATTACTCCAAATGGATCAACTGTAATTAAAGCAAATGATACAATTGTATTCTCAGCAGAGGATAAAAATAAGTTATTAAATATAGATGAAAAGTTAAAACTTGCATATTAATTTTAATTCTTCATATTATAATGTTTTTGTAGAATAATTAAAATTAAATTGATATTTTATTTAAATAAATTTCTATTAAACACTTAAACTAATATTTTTTTGTTTTAGTGCTTTATAGAAATTTATTTAAATATATAATGAGTTTTCATAAATAGACATAATAATATATGGATTATTTTTTAGAAAATAGTTTGATTTTAAATTCTTTTTATATATTATTTTAAATTAATAAAGGGTACAATTTTGTTATCAAGTTTATTAACATAATTAGTATAAACTTTATGATAAAAAGAGGGTTCTTCTTCTTTATAATTTAAAGCTTTTGTATAATCAGATATGGCATTTTCATATTTTTTTATTTTATAATATATAGTTCCTCTATTTAAGTAAATATTTTTATCTTCAGGTTTAAGTTTAAGAGCAGATGTATAGTCTTTTATAGAAGGATAATATTTTTTTAAATTATAATAAGCAAATGCTCTATTTTCATAAGCTTCACTATCACTTAAGTCTTCATGTATAGCTTTTGTAAATTCAATAGCTGCTCTTTTATAGTCTTCTATTTTTAGAAAAACCATGCCCCTGTTAAAATATATGTTTTTATAATGTTTATCTATAGAAAGTAATGTGTTTAAATCCTCTATTGCTTTATCATATTTTTTTATTAAATAATATACAATAGCTCTATTATTGTAGCAATCTTTATCCTTAGGATCTAATTCTAAAACTCTATCATAATCTCTTATAGCCTTATAGTATTCTTTTGATTCTTTATACAAATCAGCTCTATTAAAATAAGCATCTACAAAACTGGGATTAAGTTTTAGTGCTATATTATAAAATTTGAGTTTTTCTTTTGAATCTGAACAATAGTATCCATTAGAAAAAAGCTTTTTAGAATCATTTTCATATTTTTTCCTTTGTGAGTTTTCTTTTGTAGATTTAAATTTGTTGAAATTTATACAATCCATAAATAAATCCTCCAAAAAATTTATACTCACATTTATTCTATGCGTATTTTTATATAAGAGCAATAAAATATTTTAATATATAAAATAACTATAGACTAGGCATTGATGTATATGAAAAATAAATACAATCTAATTAAATTGAAAATAATGTGTACATATTTGCTTGATATTAGTGAAAAATATCAGTGTTTTACAATGATTTTCATTGGAATTTCTATTATATGATATTACAAATTCTGAAGTGAATTTGTATTTCTTTTTTTTTGCCAAGCAAATAGGGTGATTACAGAAGTAAAAATTATATTAAAAAGTACATATATAGGCATTATTTTGCTGAAAATTTTTGTCGAATTAACTATATTGCCATAAAGAATTGATATTAAAACCATTAAAGGAATGGTTAATAATATAATTATTTTTTCATTTATTTTTTTGCTCAATCCACTTAATTCATGAACAGCAATAAAATAACCATTACATATAGTTTTAAACATAGTTAAGCTCCATAGGGACATAAATATGTATCTAAAAGAATTTATTACTGGAAGCCTTAGGCTTTCAGTAATAGTAACTATAGGCCATATAAATCGTAGACTAGTATCTATGCCTAAATAAAGTATATCTGTAATAGTAAATAAAGTATAAACTGTTGCTATAAAAATAATACTTATTAACCCGCATTTTTTAACTTTTGTATTATCATTTAATAAAGGATATATTAATAAAATCATTTCTATCTGGGAATAGGAAAAAACAGTTTCTTTTACTCCCTTTATTATATTTAATACTCCACCATTAAACACTGGTAGTATATTTGAAATATCTGCATTTTTTATTGCTACCAATGGTATGAAGAATATAATAATTGTAGAAAAAAATATAATCTCATTTAATATTCCTATAGTTTTAATACCTCCATATATGGTATAGCCTATAACAACATACATAACAATTAATATAGTCCACCTATTTAAAAAGTTTACCATATAAATATGTAGTACATTAGTTATATCTGTGGCTACTTTTGAAGATATAAGTACAAAATATGAAATAAAAATTAAATTTAAAATATTTCCTAGCACATTACCTAAAAACTTTTTACTTAAAATAAGGAAATTTTCTTTAGGATAATGTTTGCTTAAGTAATTGGCTATATATATTATATATATGGGATAAATAGCTCCCAATAAAACAGATATCCAACCATCTTGTCTAGCAATTTTTATAACGTCATTTGGTAAACTTAAGATACCTACACCCATCATAGAGCCTATTAAAATTAGAGTAAATTGCATATTTGTAAATTTATTATATAAATTATTCTCCATAAGATATCCTCCTAAATCTACTGAAGCCTACAACTTTTTTAATTAATAATCTCCTCTACCTTGACTATCTACTTTTACTTTTACATTAACTTTAATATCAGAGTTTAATACTTCCTTATTCCAATCCGTTCCAGTTTCTCTTCCGTACTTAGCTGCAGCTACAGATCCTAAATTTAATATGTCTACATTAAGGTCTGATTTCATTTTATTTATAAAAAGATTACATTTCTTTTCAACAGATTTTCCCATATCTTTTTCGAATTTTTTAAGAACTTTAGGATCACTATTTAAATTTTTATATAATTCATTAGATACAATAGGACCATTTAATTTAATATCTATTACAAATTTTAATTTATTTCCTTCTTTATAGC
Above is a window of Clostridium sporogenes DNA encoding:
- the htpG gene encoding molecular chaperone HtpG, with the protein product METKQFKAESKRLLDLMINSIYTHKEIFLRELISNASDAIDKIYYKTLTDDSLKFEKDDYYVKVISDKENRVLKISDTGIGMTKDELENNLGVIAKSGSLQFKKENEIKDGYDIIGQFGVGFYSAFLVSDDVTVISKAFGSDEAYKWNSKGAEGYTIEPCEKDSYGTEIILKIKDNTEEENYDEFLDEYTLKSIIKKYSDFIRYPIKMDLTKTKPKEDNKEEFEEYKEEETVNSMVPIWRKNKNELKKEDYENFYVEKHYGFDKPLKYIHTSVDGVVSYNAILFIPETTPYDFYTKEYEKGLELYSNGVLIMNKCGDLLPDYFGFVKGIVDSEDLSLNISREILQHDRQLKLIAKNIKTKIKNELGNLLKKDREKYEKFYESFGRQLKYGVYSDFGSNKDVLQDLLMFYSSKEKKMVTLDEYVSRMPEDQKYIYYAVGESNERIEKLPQMEGVLDKGYEVLFFTDDIDEFAIKMLMNYKEKEFKSVSSGDLGIEGEEKEDTSTSDDNENKELFEAMKEILSGKVKDVKASKRLKNHPVCLANEGELSIEMEKVLNAMPNNQNIKADKVLEININHDVFKALKDSYEADKDKLKLYTDLLYNQALLIEGLTINDPVEFTNNICKIMK
- a CDS encoding potassium/proton antiporter, with the protein product MDILLISGVILFLCVISSKVLYKYGVPTLVIFLAMGMIMGSEGLGGIYFDNSQLASKLCNFGLLFIMFSGGFETNWKTAKPVAFASTVLATIGVALTALLVGIFAHYFLGMTFIEGMLLGSIISSTDAASVFSILRSKNLNLKNSLAPMLEMESGSNDPMAYMLTTIFLGLITGNKQNIVILLTTQVLIGVFVGFLVGKVSLWLINNINLDIEGLYSVLAISVALLSYSIANAIMGNGFLAVYITGLVMGNSKLVQKVSLVRYFNGISWLMQILLFFTLGLLVFPSQLLSVALSGTATAAFIIFIARPIAVFFVLTLFKKPTKDKLLVSWVGFRGVASIVFATYPLIAGLSVADEIFNIVFFVALVSVLVQGTFFIPIAKKLDLVAEEETVLKTFNDYEEFATELLEVNIDKNSKMVGKAIEDMNIPRDVLIIMIRRGEKIITPNGSTVIKANDTIVFSAEDKNKLLNIDEKLKLAY
- a CDS encoding tetratricopeptide repeat protein, whose translation is MDCINFNKFKSTKENSQRKKYENDSKKLFSNGYYCSDSKEKLKFYNIALKLNPSFVDAYFNRADLYKESKEYYKAIRDYDRVLELDPKDKDCYNNRAIVYYLIKKYDKAIEDLNTLLSIDKHYKNIYFNRGMVFLKIEDYKRAAIEFTKAIHEDLSDSEAYENRAFAYYNLKKYYPSIKDYTSALKLKPEDKNIYLNRGTIYYKIKKYENAISDYTKALNYKEEEPSFYHKVYTNYVNKLDNKIVPFINLK
- a CDS encoding spore germination protein codes for the protein MENNLYNKFTNMQFTLILIGSMMGVGILSLPNDVIKIARQDGWISVLLGAIYPIYIIYIANYLSKHYPKENFLILSKKFLGNVLGNILNLIFISYFVLISSKVATDITNVLHIYMVNFLNRWTILIVMYVVIGYTIYGGIKTIGILNEIIFFSTIIIFFIPLVAIKNADISNILPVFNGGVLNIIKGVKETVFSYSQIEMILLIYPLLNDNTKVKKCGLISIIFIATVYTLFTITDILYLGIDTSLRFIWPIVTITESLRLPVINSFRYIFMSLWSLTMFKTICNGYFIAVHELSGLSKKINEKIIILLTIPLMVLISILYGNIVNSTKIFSKIMPIYVLFNIIFTSVITLFAWQKKRNTNSLQNL